In Amphiura filiformis chromosome 1, Afil_fr2py, whole genome shotgun sequence, the following are encoded in one genomic region:
- the LOC140146947 gene encoding uncharacterized protein, which yields MTILSTQIAATTAASAKIIESTKKIENVLKEKDKVAFLLYASLLEKSLKETEEDQIDLTPATDYDFSLLRNYDECLESVHSLKYHGVKVLQARFQASNKTTEAVIDRNVLRYEARYEEQDLRRQQLNKHQQRRLIKQQMKETRRTKLKQPIYPSKQQPFLQISRSPIPYPCVALVNDALVEGYNYVEFRIISGSYSPQNVSSVVLGICYSPSDPALQSDINQSECLWQLVQIQVNQFSRSRIQQAPLVNNPIYRCLIRLEGKCGPGEISILKQMPESYVTETPSCAPAIDAFGHGFYKTVASVEDQSGLLGVYSISNPTIQPISPIYNAMVRVDTGSEHAGNTGNLYVAFCLDTPDYSIEVMESPTMCSNFSPAMFNLG from the exons ATGACGATTCTATCCACTCAGATTGCTGCAACGACAGCTGCGTCGGCTAAAATAATTGAGTCAACCAAGAAGATTGAAAATGTTCTCAAAGAGAAAGACAAGGTGGCCTTTCTTCTG TACGCTTCGCTGCTGGAGAAAAG tttgAAGGAAACTGAAGAAGATCAAATTGACCTCACTCCAGCTACAGATTACGACTTTTCTCTTCTTCGGAACTATGATGAATGTCTGGAATCTGTTCACTCACTGAAGTACCATGGAGTCAAAG TTCTCCAGGCACGATTTCAAGCTTCCAACAAGACTACTGAAGCGGTTATTGACAGGAACGTGTTGCGATATGAAGCAAGATATGAAGAGCAAG ATCTTCGCCGGCAGCAATTAAACAAACACCAACAGCGCCGGCTGATAAAACAGCAAATGAAAGAGACTCGGAGAACGAAATTAAAGCAACCGATTTACCCGTCTAAACAGCAGCCTTTTCTGCAGATCTCACGTTCACCCATACCTTATCCATGTGTAGCACTGGTGAATGATGCACTGGTCGAAGGCTACAACTACGTAGAATTTCGCATTATCAGTGGCAGCTATTCCCCACAAAACGTCAGTAGCGTTGTCCTGGGGATCTGCTACTCTCCATCAGATCCTGCTCTTCAATCAGATATCAACCAGAGTGAATGCTTATGGCAACTAGTTCAAATTCAGGTCAATCAATTCAGTCGTTCAAGAATACAGCAAGCGCCTCTGGTGAACAATCCTATATATAGGTGTCTCATACGATTAGAAGGCAAATGTGGTCCTGGTGAGATATCCATCCTTAAACAAATGCCCGAGTCTTACGTCACGGAAACTCCATCGTGTGCCCCTGCCATAGATGCCTTTGGTCATGGTTTCTACAAAACTGTAGCCTCCGTAGAGGACCAGTCTGGTTTGTTGGGTGTTTATTCCATCAGTAATCCAACGATACAACCGATATCACCAATCTACAATGCAATGGTTCGCGTTGATACAGGATCAGAACATGCTGGTAACACAGGAAACCTTTACGTGGCTTTCTGTCTGGATACCCCGGACTATTCCATAGAAGTAATGGAAAGCCCAACCATGTGTTCCAACTTCTCACCGGCCATGTTTAATCTTGGCTAG